DNA sequence from the Ovis canadensis isolate MfBH-ARS-UI-01 breed Bighorn chromosome 2, ARS-UI_OviCan_v2, whole genome shotgun sequence genome:
GACGGACAAGGTACGGAAGCACAGGGAAGGGGTCCTAACCCGGGGGAGCGGGGAGAGAGATGGGCATGGAGAAGGCACCTCTACCAGGCTTCCCCCATGCAAGCAGGGTGCCTGAGAGCTCTGGCCTGGGGCCCTCTTCTGGCATTGACACTCAGCTGCACTTAAGACAAGTTACTTCAAAACTTTGATTTTCAGTTCCTcatctgggaagtgggggcaaTAGTATTGGTTGCCTCAAAGGGTTATCCAGAGAATTCGATGAGATGGTTCATATAAGACTGCTTGCCCTGGGAGGTGGGCATCATTAGCATCCCCACCTTTCaggtgaggcacagagaggtgaagcaacCTGCTcacagtcacacagcaagtaGAGAGCACACCCAGGTCGTCTGGCCCCTAAGTCTGTGCTCTCAACCATCTTCCCTACCGCCCTGCTCCtagtgtgctgtgctcagtcgatcagtcgtctctgactctttgcaaccccatagactgtatagcccaccaggctcctctgtccatggggattctccaggcaagaatactggagtgggttgtcccgCCCTCTCTAgggcgtcttcccaacccagggattgaacccaggtctcctgcattgtaagcaaatcctttaccatttgagccaccacagaagctcgCCCTGCTCCTACAAGGGGCTCGTGTACCTGTTCGCTCCGACATGACTCTGAAAGATTGTTAGGCAGAGAGTGATCAGGAGGAGGGGGCAACATGAGCAGATGGTCCTGTGTGGAAAAAGGCTTGAGGAGCACTCAGATCCAGGCGCGGATGGAGAGCAGGGTGTGTGTGGAGAGCCAGCAGACAGGACAGCCAAGGCTGGAGGTGGGAAACTGGGGCTGGAGTTGGAGGTGGGAGAAGAGTGTTGGTGTGGGTGGGGGcactgggcagggctgggctgtgagGCTGTTGGACTCAGGTTTACCTGGGCTCAGTCTGGCAGCTTCGGGCCAGTGCAGGCTCTGGGCCCCAGAGGAGCCTCCCTCCACCCACCTGATATTTCCTGGATTCCAGCTGTAGCTTCTGCAGGCAAAGGAGCCCTTGTGGTCGGAGGGGCCGCTGGAGCCCAGGCGGGGagactccttccctccctccctggcaCACACACCTCCATTCAGCCTGGCCCCGCCCTCCAAGGGGGCTGACCCCACGTTAGTGGGGGGCCCGCCTGACTGGGAGGCTGGGCCAGCAGGCAGCGAGGTTGATAAGACCTGGCCCCCACTGGCCCCCACGACTGTGCTGCTACTGCCCGCGTGCCAGAACCATGAGGGCGCTCAGCGGCCCCCGCCTCGTGCTCTgcggcctgctgctgctgctgttccagGCCCCATGCGCCCCTGGCCTCGCCCCCCTGTCCAGAGGTGAGGGGACCCCATGTGAGGTGGGGGATACCGGGCACTGAGACAGACAGAGGCTAAATGGTATCCAGcaagggcggggtggggggggagcaggcaggggtgccccacagggctgacccaggaGCAGACAGAGATGGTGACGAACACAGGGACCAGGGTGGGCTGACCCTCTCTGTTCTGTGGGGAGGGGGCATGGCATGAGACAGCTTCTCTGAGCCTGTCTCTGGGCTTCACAGCTCCCAGGCTGTCCTCAGGGACCAGGCATCCTGCAGTGACCTTGGTCTTCTGGGTCACTGACGGCACAGCCTTCTGTCACCTGGGGCTGCAACCAGGCCCAGGGCTGAGCTCACGACTCTCTGATGACTGCAGATCTGGTGGGAGGGGTGGTGCAAGATGACATTCCCCCTTCCACCAGCCCTTCCAGCATATTCTGGACTGGGCTCTCCATGAGCTGTACCGCTCTGAGTTTCAGCTGTGAAGACAGAGTCCTAGGATGCCCAGCTCCTCctgtgcagatggggaaactgaggccagagaggggaGGACCTGTCTAAAACCACACAGTGAGTGAGCAAGCCTCAGAGCCTCGTGGCTCCTGGTCCACTGTCCCATGGTGTGGCCAATGCCCTCtccatctctgggcctcagtttacccatctgtaGCCTCAGCTAAGTGGGGACCAGGAAGCCAAGCTGCAAGGTGATTTCTGAGGCCCCTTGAGGACCTCTGATGTCCGGGCCTGGGGCACTATGGCTGGGAGATAGGACTGTCTACACACCTTGTCTTTCTTGACTCTTCCCGCGTCCCTGCTTGGGAGTAGCCCAGATTTAGCGTGGGACAGAGTGCAGACTTCTGCACGGGCTGCAGGGCCAGGCCAGTGATAGCATCAAGCATTAAGCCTATCCTCCCCTCCaggcagatgagaaaagtgaagctTCAAAGCTGCCACGAtctgcccaaggccacagagctgggaCTCGGACTCCGTCTACCTCACTTGGGCTCCGTGTCCCTCCCAGCTCAtggtgctgcctcccaggctgtcTGGAAAGACGTCGCTCCCTGGGGGTGTGTCTTGGGGGCCCACTTGGTCAGACTGCCAAGGTGGCCTCGAGGAACTCCTGCTGTTTTTCCTGCTCTTAAATACCAGCCAGCAGGCTCTGCGGGATTGGGGCAAACTGGGTGCACTTTGCTTATTCTCTTTGATGCTCAGATGAAGGAGCCCACGTTGATGGATGCTGCATTGGTTTTCAAGGCTGTGCCCGCTGGAAGGCCGACCCTCAGTTCCCTCCTGAACAGGCAGGGCAAAGAGAATCCCTTGCTTACACTCTGGGCTAAAACCTGAGACGTGAAGGCTATCCTCCTTTGCTGCCTCTGAGAACCCTACATGCCCAGCCTTGAGCTGGCACCTTACACATATTTTTACTTGTCCTCAAAGGTTTCTGTAAGGAAGGGATCGCCTGCCCATTGTACAgacaggaaactgaagctcagagaggtgaaggtgCCATTTGAACCTCTGTCTTTCCTATGGGCTGAGCTGGGGGCCTCTGGCAAGTTGCTTGCCTGGATGTCCCCATACTGACAGCAGCACCCAGCCAGGCTGATTCATGTCTGGTCTACTCTGCCTGAGGCCTCAGGTCTAGACCTAAGTAGCCCCTGGTGCCCTGTTCCTTTGTCTTAAGTATTTCCGCTCTATCCTCCTGACCTCTGCCCCCTCCCAGGGCACCTCTGCCGGACCCGGCCCACCGACCTGGTGTTCGTCGTTGACAGCTCACGCAGCGTGCGGCCCGTGGAGTTTGAGAAGGTGAAGGTGTTCCTGTCCCAGGTCATCGAGTCACTGGATGTGGGGCCCAATGCCACCCGCGTGGGCCTGGTCAACTATGCCAGCTCTGTGAAGCAGGAGTTCCCGCTGCGGGCCCACAGCTCCAAGGCTGAGCTGCTGCAGGCCGTTCGCCGCATCCAGCCGCTGTCCACGGGCACCATGACGGGTCTGGCCATCCAGTTTGCCATCACCAAGGCCTTAAGCGATGCAGAGGGTGGTCGCCCCAGGTCTCCCGACATTAGCAAGGTAGGGGCTCACAGGAACGTGGCAGCTGACAGCAAAGAAAAGATACAGCTAGGTTTTCAGGGCCAGAAGCCTTGGCCTCAGGAGGGGAGGAGATTGTACGAGGCCGCTCCCCAGGGGACCCAGGGTAGGGATACTAAAAATATTGCTGCCCCCTCTGGCTTCTTATCAAGAATCATCTCAGGGGGCTTCACCACACTCCCTCTCTCCAGATAAAGAAACATGGGCTCAGGAAGGTGAGCTGTATTTCTAACCCAGGCGTGTCAGGTCACTAAGACAGGGGCTCGGGCACCCAGGCCAGGGAGGAGACTCAGGAATCAGAAGCAGACTCAGGTCAGAAGCAGAAAAGCAGCCACAGGTCTGGACGCTGAGTCCCAGACTCCTACAGAGCAGTCTGGAGGACCCGACTTAGGGCAGGCTGGACAGGGGGTGGGTGAGGGCCAGGCTTGGCACCAGGGTCCCTTCCTGTGGCCCTTTCCCAGATACAGCACACAGGGGACTTGGGGGAGGAGAAGTGTTTTCTTCCTAAGGAAGTTAGTGTCTTGGGGAACGGAGGGAGAAAAGGCAGCATCTTCCTTCATTCCGTGGGCATCTATATGGGTATCGCCTCTCTCCCAGGGTATACAAGGGAAGATgggcagaagagaggaaaaacTTCCACTCTTTAGCTTCTGCCTCTCTCTGGTGGCCGAAAGGTGGAACTGCATGGAGTTGAGTACAGAGGTCTGGCCCTGCCCTCGCAAGCACCCCCAGGCTGAGgagtggaggtggctctgccctCAGAGGTCACAGAGCTGTCTGATGGAGGAGAAGACACCCAGAAGCCCTAGTCAGAAGGAAGAGCACCTTAGCCACGCCTCTCACTCAGAAGAAACCTTTCTCCTCTTCCACTATCCAAGTTCTTTTTCCTGGGCCTGatattggtggtggtggcagtCATATCCACCTGCCACGGAACAGCTGTGTGACCGGGGCTTGCCACTCCGCCCCTCCGGGTCAATCTCCTCTTATGTCAGCCGTCCTGGCGTGTTGCGGGGTGGGGTTGCTGCTGGAGGACCAAGTGGCCCATTCAGCGTGGGGAGGGAGGCCAGGCCCTCGCACATTCCTCCTCTGCGTCGCAGGTGGTCATCGTGGTGACGGACGGGAGGCCCCAGGACAGCGTGCGGGACGTGTCTGCGCGGGCCCGGGCCGGCGGCATCGAGCTGTTCGCTATCGGCGTGGGCCGCGTGGACAAGGCCACGCTGCAGCAGATCGCCAGCGAGCCGCAGGACGAGCACGTCGACTATGTGGAGAGCTACAGCGTCATCGAGAAGCTGTCCAAGAAGTTCCAGGAGGCCTTCTGCTGTGCGCGGGCGGCGGGGGGCAGGCGATGGGCCAGGCTTGGGGTGGTGCTGGAGGAAGGGAGACTGGGGAGAGGCGATCGGGTGTCTGGGCGGGgccagggcaggggcggggctgaGAGTGCACCATTGGGGGCGGAGCCTGGGAAGGAGGCGGCCTATAAGGGGCGGGGACTGAGATTGAGATCATattgggggcggggccagggcctTATCTGGGCTGATCCCCACCCAGTCCGAGGTTGAGGGACTTGGGGAGGGGGTGCCGCTCAAaagagtattctttttttttcttttggagattGGAGTCCCGGCAGGGAACATGGGGAGGGCCTGTGCTATTTGgctgcggggtgtgtgtgtgtgtgtgtgtgtgtgtgtgtgtgtggtggtggagggtggagggTTGGGATGCCAGAGTCTTCTGCGATGTGGGAAGGTCTGATGGGGCTTGGGCATTGGGGTGGAGAAAGTTCAGGACCTTTAGCGGGGTGGAGGGGCAGTGCAAGGATTCTTCTCCACGTGTAAAACAGATCTAGGAAGAGCCTGAATCTAACTGTGAGAATTCTAGGCCATAATGCACAGTACCACAAATCTggtatttcacaaatatttgtcaagcgtcttctgtgtgctgtgctcactgCTGCGTGTTTTGTCCTAGTCATTTGGAATACAACAGTGAACAAGAGGGATTTAGGGCCTACCCCTGTGGCCTATATCATTTCAGCAGGAAGCTTTAGTTTATCGTCAGCAATGCCACCGTCTCCATGGATGTCAGCCCGGCTGCAGTGATGCTGGCCTGGGTTGAGGGTCTGGAACCCCACCCGGGTGAGGGCCTGAGTGTCCCTGAGTGTATGAGGGGCCATCCTGGCTGAGATAGCCAAGGGCCGGTGACCGTGTGATTCTGTCTCCTCTCGTCCCTGCAGTGGTGTCAGACCTGTGTGCCACGGGCGACCATGACTGTGAGCAGGTGTGTGTCAGCTCCCCGGGCTCCTACGCCTGTGCCTGCCGCGAGGGCTTCACCCTGAACAGTGATGGCAAGACCTGCAACGGTCAGTGGGCCGGACACAGGCAGCCTggggagggtggcagggaggggatggggcCTTGGCCAGTCCCCAGGAAGCCCACCCGAGCTTCCCTGCTCCTTGCCTCTGGACCAGTCTGCAATAGATGTCTTCTGTGGACTTGTGGACacggagggggaaggagagggtgggatgaactgagagagtagtatTGGCGTGTATGCACTCCCATGTGTAGAGcagatagatagctagtgggaagctgctgtggcttcctgggtggctcagtggtaaagaatctgcctgccaatacaggcacTGTAGGAGACatagcttcgatccctgggttgggaagatcccctggagggggaaatggcaaccgccTTTAGTATTCTATCCAGGataatcacatggacagaggagcctggcggactgcacagtccctggggtcataaaaagttggacacgactgagtgactgagcaggcaggcagggcaaactgctgcagagcacagggagctcagctcagtgccctgtgatgcctagaggggtgggatggcgggtgggtgggagggaggctcaagaggcttgtgtatacatatagttgattcatgctgttgtacagcagaaactaacatgacattgtaaagcaattgtcctccagtTTAAAAGAAAGAGATGTCTTCTAGAGTTTGATGTTTGCAGTTCTCTTCTCACTGTTCCTCTTTCTGCCACTGTGGATGGTGGGTTTAGTGTGGTGGAAGGAGTTATATACTCTTGAACTCACATCTTGGTGCCACTACTTCTGAGCTGCGTAATTTAACCATGTTTAGAGCTTCAAGTTTCAACGCTGGAGCTTAGGCTTCCCAGAGGGAGTTTTGAGGCCCAAATGGGATGATCTTCTGAACAGCTGTTGGGTGTGGTGGGTACCCAGCCACTGGCTGGGATGAATGACTGTGTCCTTAAGCTTCACCTCCCTGCCTTCCTACCCTCTGCAGTCTGCAACAGTGGCGGGGGCAGTTTGGCTACTGACCTGGTCTTCCTGATTGATGGGTCCAAGAGTGTGCGGCCGGAGAACTTTGAGCTGGTGAAGAAGTTCATCAACCAGATTGTGGACACGCTGGATGTATCGGACAAGTTGGCCCAGGTAGGGCTGGTACAGTACTCAAGCTCTGTGCGCCAGGAGTTCCCCTTGGGCCGCTTCCACACCAAGAAGGACATCAAGGCAGCCGTGCGGAACATGTCCTACATGGAGAAGGGCACCATGACCGGGGCTGCCCTCAAGTACCTCATCGACAATTCTTTCACTGTGTCCAGCGGGGCTAGGCCTGGTGCCCAGAAGGTGGGCATTGTCTTCACTGATGGCCGGAGCCAGGACTACATTAATGATGCTGCCAAGAAAGCCAAGGACCTTGGTAGGTGCTGCTGGGACCGTGAACACCACCAATGGTCAGGGGTACACATGGAACAGCTCAGTTTCAGTTTAGCTTAATGTCTGTTCTGATGAGTGCTCAAACACAGGTTCCATATAAATGAggtttgtccaactctttcttatactgatgagaaaactgaagccccaGAAGTTTAAGTGGCTAGTTCTC
Encoded proteins:
- the MATN1 gene encoding cartilage matrix protein, with protein sequence MRALSGPRLVLCGLLLLLFQAPCAPGLAPLSRGHLCRTRPTDLVFVVDSSRSVRPVEFEKVKVFLSQVIESLDVGPNATRVGLVNYASSVKQEFPLRAHSSKAELLQAVRRIQPLSTGTMTGLAIQFAITKALSDAEGGRPRSPDISKVVIVVTDGRPQDSVRDVSARARAGGIELFAIGVGRVDKATLQQIASEPQDEHVDYVESYSVIEKLSKKFQEAFCLVSDLCATGDHDCEQVCVSSPGSYACACREGFTLNSDGKTCNVCNSGGGSLATDLVFLIDGSKSVRPENFELVKKFINQIVDTLDVSDKLAQVGLVQYSSSVRQEFPLGRFHTKKDIKAAVRNMSYMEKGTMTGAALKYLIDNSFTVSSGARPGAQKVGIVFTDGRSQDYINDAAKKAKDLGFKMFAVGVGNAVEDELREIASEPVAEHYFYTADFKTINQIGKKLQKRICVEEDPCACESIVKFQTKVEGLLQALTRKHILSQKPLRGGEEVKRALWWRGGESLAPCVNGSGRLLLKTGWILAREAGPGFGTDEGEAETKS